One region of Manis pentadactyla isolate mManPen7 chromosome 9, mManPen7.hap1, whole genome shotgun sequence genomic DNA includes:
- the LOC118915685 gene encoding follitropin subunit beta, translated as MKSVQFCFLFCCWKAMCCSSCELTNMTITVEKEECGFCISINTTWCAGYCYTRDLVYKDPARPNIQKTCTFKEVVYETVRVPGCAHHADSLYTYPVATECHCGKCDRASTDCTVRGLGPSYCSFSEMKE; from the exons ATGAAGTCAGTgcagttttgtttccttttttgttgctGGAAAGCAATGTGCTGCAGTAGCTGTGAGCTGACCAACATGACCATCAcagtggagaaagaggaatgtgGCTTCTGCATAAGCATCAACACCACTTGGTGTGCGGGCTACTGCTATACCCGG GATTTGGTGTACAAGGACCCAGCCAGACCCAACATCCAGAAAACATGTACCTTCAAGGAAGTGGTGTACGAGACAGTGAGAGTCCCTGGCTGTGCTCACCACGCAGACTCCCTGTACACATACCCAGTAGCCACTGAATGTCACTGTGGCAAGTGTGACAGGGCCAGCACTGACTGTACTGTGCGAGGCCTGGGGCCCAGCTACTGTTCCTTCagtgaaatgaaagaatga